The region GGGCAGAAGCGACTGAAGGGGACTTACTGTTATTTTGCGCTGATAAGACAAGCATTGTTTATGACAGTCTTGGTGCATTACGATTGAAGCTGGGCAAGGAATTGAACTTAATCGATGAAACGCAATTTAATTTCTTGTGGGTGACAGACTGGCCACTTCTGGAGTACGATGAGGATACGGAAAGATATTCTGCAGCCCATCATCCATTTACGATGCCGCAAGAAGCGGACTGGGATAAGTTAACGTCTGATCCCGGAAATGTTCGGGCAATCGCCTATGACATTGTATTAAACGGTTATGAGCTTGGTGGCGGATCCCTCCGTAATTATAAACGCGAACAGCAGGATAAAATGTTTGAGGTGTTGGGATTTAGTAAAGAAAAAGCGGAAGAGCAATTTGGCTTTTTACTTGATGCCCTGGAATATGGCGCACCTCCCCATGGTGGAATCGCACTTGGATTAGACCGGATTATTATGCTGCTCGCAGGATGGACAAATATGCGGGATACGATTTTATTTCCAAAAACAGCATCTGCTTCCGACTTATTAACGGAAGCGCCAAGTGAGGTAAGTACAAACCAATTAGATGAGCTCTCTATTCAACTACAGAAGAAATATGAAGATTAAAGTAAATTGTTGTGATATCGAAACAAAAGTAATTAATTTTTCATATTCTTAAATATTGAAAAAGTTAACTCCTTATGATATTATTATTTTTACAAACAATTAGGTTTGTTGGTCAATCCTGATGTGTACGTTTGGTATATTGTTTTGACCGAACATTAATATAACCGGGAGCTTGCAGGTTTCCATGTTGCGTGCATGCCTCTACTTACATGAAGCGGGGACGTACAATGTATGGAACAGAGCACCCACCTGCGTAGAGCGGGATCAAAACCAGGAATTAAACGGCACATTGGGATTGATCTTACATAGTTAACAATCAATAAAAAACTCTTCCTGTAGGGAAGAGTTTTTTATTGATTGGAACTTTGGGCAATTTGTTGCAAATTACCATTTTTGTCCATCCTAAATGCGGGTGGCTTCATATTACCCTGATCTTCAAAAACAGTCATTTTTCTAGCGCGATCCATAATTTGCATAAACACTTGATAATCCTCCTGAATAGTTGCCAGCTGTTTCTCGGTTTGTGCCAACTTCTGTTCCAATTCATCCACCTGTTCGTTTAACCTGGCGTTTTCCTCTTGCATAGCTTCCAAGCTTTGTTTTGATTGATTGGAAGCATGATAGTCTTTTTTTACCTCATTCAGGTATTGGATCACCATATCTAAAGTAAGTGCGGATGTATTCGCTGGAACACTATCTGAACTAGTTTCCGTTACAACCGGTCTCTCTTTGTTTGGCTGCGGTAATGAAATTGCTGTTTTTCTAGACTTCGGTAAGCTTTGTGCTATTGCCCGTTTCT is a window of Lentibacillus daqui DNA encoding:
- a CDS encoding RsfA family transcriptional regulator, with product MVKVRQDAWSHEDDLLLAETVLRHIREGSTQLNAFEEVGDKLNRTSAACGFRWNAEVRRKYDHAIDLAKRQRKEKKRAIAQSLPKSRKTAISLPQPNKERPVVTETSSDSVPANTSALTLDMVIQYLNEVKKDYHASNQSKQSLEAMQEENARLNEQVDELEQKLAQTEKQLATIQEDYQVFMQIMDRARKMTVFEDQGNMKPPAFRMDKNGNLQQIAQSSNQ